In the Aristaeella hokkaidonensis genome, ACGGATGAAAAACAGTCGGGACGATGAAAAAAACCGGCATTTCTGCCGGATGAAGGATTTGAAAAGGGAAGCAGCCTGTATTGATTCATTTCAGGCCCCATAAACCAAATGGATCGCGAAGCAGCTCATCCCTGTATATTGATACAACATCCAGGATATCGAAGAACATGACTTTGCATGGTCCGATATGGGTCTCCTGAATGAGCCCCCTGTCATAGGCCATTTGCTGTATTGTATACCAGGCTTTCACCGGCGGATGCCCGGCTTCAGTCATCCATTTGTCTGGCGGGTAGACGGACAGGATTTCTTCAGTAGGAGCAAACATATCGTTAATTTCTTTGGGAGTGGCGTCCTCCATGTAGTGCATGGCTGTGAGCTTGTAGATATCCACGCCAAAGAGAAGCGCTTTCCCGCCGTTATGAATGGGATAGCTCAGGCCGCTCCGAGCGGCTTCCTCACCATGTTTTCCCCAACCGGCGGTACTGAGCGTATCCCTGCCTGCATATGTATCAGGCAGCTGGCGAAATGTATCTGCTATGATGCCCATCGCTGTTCTGGGAGTATCCGAATCAAGCAGTTTGATTTTGACAGTCATGCCCATTTTGCGGTCTTCTTCTGTCAACTCATATTTCGGACTCAGCCGGAGGGCTGGCATAAAGATACTCCCATCGGGCGTTACGATCTCTTTCAGCGTATCGATCAGGGTCATTGCTCCGCCTTCCAGATGGCCGAAGCTGCTGAGTGAACTGTGAACTTCCAGCACCATGCCGGCGTTCACTCCCAGATTGATCAGCGCATCCTTCAATTGCTGCCTGCTCACGCTATTGGTTTTATCCATGAGCCTTCCTCCTGCACCCGATTAATCCCGGATTATTTGAATCACATCCAGATATGGCCTGATATCTTTTATAGAGTACCCCAATTTTGCCAGATACTGACTTTGGATTCTGCTATTATCATGCAATAAAAAGTATGTTCTTGCAACGTCATACAATGCCGGACCCCTGCATACATTCATCATGTCAATAAGCACTACATTTTCATGCTCATCGACCATCACATTGTTAAGATGATAATCTCCATGAATAAAGGCATTACCATCATCCAAAGCATTGATTTCAGCAAGCGTTTCCGCATCTGTAGCAAACACTTTCAGGAAGTCTTTATACGAGATGGCTTCATCTGCACGGTGTTGCAATAACTGTTTATGAAACCCGACAAATCTATCCATCCACATATTACATACAGGTTCGCTTTGCCCGGCCATTTTCTGAGAAAGCATTTCTCCGGAAATCCGGTCATAAACAATCCCTTGCCGATCGCCTTCCATAACAAGCTTATGAGCCCTGGGCGTTCTTATTCCTAATGTCCATGCCATCGCCGTATTGCGGAACTCATGTTCAATATATTCCGCCGGATAGTGGGAATAAAACAATTTGCATACCAGATTATTCCCATATTCGTATATTTCTGCAGTGTTTCCTTTTGCTATCAGTTTCATGCCTCAGATCACCGCCAAACGCCAATTGCCGATTGTTACAATACACCTTCAGACGCCAAGACCCGCGAGGAGAAAACAGATTGATGAAACCGCGGACATAGGAGTCATGATGTACTTTTCCTTTTTGCTGGTCGAAAAGAAATTCATCACCGTATTGCCAAGAAAGAAAACAGCGAAAACAAAGCAAATGATCTTTGTCACATTTTCACTGATAAAGCAGGGCAGGGTTCCCGACGCAGCGAGCAGGATATAAAGCGCAAATATCTGCACCGCGAGCTGACTTGCGGCAACGGGCTTAAGCTTCCGAGGCCAGACTTTATATCTTCCACCCATTGTCAGTTCTCCAAGGGGAAGGCCGTATAAAAGAAGAATGCTGAGTATGATCACTGTTGCAAGCAGCAGTGCGCCAATGTAAATATGCATGATAATAAAATCCTCTCTTTTATATCTATTTACTCATCTTTCCTGTATATTCTATTCCTCTTTTAAAACTATCGATACATAATTCAAGATTTTCCTTTGTAGTCGTCCAGGAGCATATGCTTGTTTCCTTCCATGAGTTCGTTTGGCATTACAACGTTTGCGGGGGGGGTGTTTCTCTTATCAGAATGTCTGAAAAATACGGAACGGCTTCCGGAAGATCATATTGTAATTGCTGATACATTCAGGCTCGATGGATTCGTTCTGAATCATGAACTGTTTCATACGCTCAAAGAGCTTCAGAGTATAACAGAAAGAGGGGATGGTGACATATCAAAACAACCATGAAAGACCGAACAGCAGCAGACTGATTATCATCACCAGGACAGCGATCCAGCAGCCAACCACATAGTTTGAATTCACGTTGTTGATGAACTGGAGTTTGCTGATATACCACATACCGGCCTGTTCTTCCAGTGTGCCTGTAATCCTGATCGGAAGACGAAAAATGAAACGATCAAGTCTGATTATTCCTCGCAAGACAAAGTACAGAGCGCTGCCTGCCCGGAAAAGTGCGGTTTGTTCTGTATCAAGCGTCAGTTGCCCCCAATAGCGCCAGTCACCCTGGAGCAGGTGCCGGGCTTCTTCCCGGCCATGGAAGATCTCATTCGGGTTGGTTCCCAGAATGAGCATATTGTCTGTCAGCATAGTCTCATCCATGCAGGCGTCTGCCTGTTCGGGATCCCGTTTTTCGTAATAAGCTTTCAGAAACTTCAGGGGACGGAGGGCTGCTTCACGCAGTTCTTCGGGGAGCGTTTCGCCGGTGATTTCATGCGGGTTGGTTCGTTCCCGCCGCCCTTCCAGCCAGATGTGGATAAGGAGATAAAGCAGAATCACGAAAAAGAGTATAAAGAGTCCGCCTGAAATGTATTTCATTCATATCACTTCCGTTTTCATAATTGCTACCGTCTGTGCCAATCATATAATGAAGCAGAATGTTCATCATTTGAGGGTGCCAAAGGTATTGACCGTATTATAAAACAGCACAGTTACGATTGAAAGACACCTATGGTATTGATAGTATATGTATTTAATATACCAACAGTATGACTGCTAAAAGTAAAACAGGATAGGGAAGGACGCTTCACTTACAGATAAACAAGGAGACAGAGAAAAAAATACTCTGTCTCCTTGTTGCTTTATCTGCTTCAATTCACTGAAGATAAAAAGTCCAGAATCCTGCCGTTAATGTCATCTATCTGCTCCCCAACAAAGTGCGGCCGATGTCCGCCACCGATTACCTTGTAAATCTTTGCTGAAGGAACTTTTTCCTGCAATTCCTCACAAGTGCCAAAGGGATCGTTCTCCCCGTTGATGAAAAACGCCGGGCAGGTAATGCTCCTCCACTCGGCATCCGTCAGATGGGGGCTTTGCTGCCAGTCAGCCACGGTGTTTCGCAAGTATGTCTGCCAGTCGCCCCGGTGCGCCTCATAATGCCTGACTTTCATGTCCTCGATGAAATCCGTGTGACCGTTCTTAAGCAGATTCTCCGGCAAAAAGTCGTTTGCTCCTTCCGGCCGGGGATGAGCGGCTCCTCCGATGGTAACCAGGCTCTTAACTTTATGCGGATACTTTGCTGCCATGTGGCAGCCTACATAGGCACCACAGCTATAACCAATGATATGCGCCTTGTCGATTCCCAGCTTATCCAGGAACATGGCCATATCGTCTGCAACCATTCGACTGTTCCAGGTCAGATCATCACACAGGGTTCGTCCGTGACCGCGGAAATCAGGAAATAAGCACCGATATTTCCCGGAGAAGGGAATGATCTGTCCGGAGAAAGCCAGCAATCCCCGGCTGAAATGACTGTGCAGAAACAATACTGTTTCGCCCCTGCCAAATTCCTCATAGTACAGATTCAGATCGTTGAGTTTTGCGTAAGGCATATGATTATTCGTCTCCTGTTATCCTTACTATTTTGAAGCATACCGGGATCTATCTTTCCAAAATAAAACGATATACTTTCACATTCCCGTCCATTTCAACAGACTGGATAGCAAAGCCGCATTTTTCCGTATAGAACCGGACATTTTCGCTTTTGTCTACCGGCGTCACCAGCGTGAATCTCTTCCAGTCCTTATAATATGCTTTTGCGAATTCCATGGCAGCTGTCCCGATACCTTTGCCCTGGAATTCCGGAATGACACACAAACATCCGACTTTATAGGTTCCGTCATCTATCTTTTTGCATGAAACAGAGCCGACCGGCTTGCCGTCAAAAATGATCAGATGCTTTGGATAATCAATGATGGACTGCTCCATCATTTCCCTGGTTCTTCCGTAGGCGGGGCATTCGCCGTATTTCAGATAATCGCTGTAAAACGCAGCATTATAAATCTCTATCAGTAATTCTGCGTCCGCTACTTCAGCTTTCCTGAATTTAATGTCCATCAATATACCTCTCAAACTACAGATCTACCGGTTGTTCTTTTTTACTTCATCCATTTCAGCAATCAATTCTTCCAGTGGACGGTATTCACCGCCCCACCATTCAAACACATGCATGCCTTCATCTTCGAGTACGGATTCTTTCAGCGTCATCTGGATTCCCAGCTGCTTAAGAAGTCCTTCACGATCCACCGCCTGATAATCAAACGGCAGCAGTTTACAGAACTCTTTATACGAAACACCGCACACAACCGTATGAACGCCAAGGGAGGCTATTGCTCCCAGACATCTCTCGCACGGTGCACAGCTGGTATATAAAACAGACTTTTCCAGAATATCATCGGAATACTTATTGGCGCATTTGTGTACCAGATTGAATTCCGCATGTCCGAAGATCCGTTTGGCAAAGTCGGCAGTATTTTCCGCCTCCTCCAGGATTTTTCCATCATAAACAAGCACGGCACCAAAGGTATCGTGTCCCTTTTTTCCTGAACTGACGGCCAGTTCATAGCATCTTTTCATATACTGTTCATGATTATCGGACATGGTATTCCTCCCTGATAACAATCCGTTCCTGAATATGAGTCATCCTTTGGGGGTTGTATACAGCCCTGCCTGCATATACCGTTTCCACGTGACGGAAACCGGCTTCCAGATATATTTTTTCCGGACGTTCTCCGTCCGGCCAATGAAAGGCTTTCCGGATACCGCTTACTTTACACCACTCCACATAGTGATAAGTTAAAGTTTTTCCGGCACCTACATTGCGATGCTGCTTTGAAACCAATACATAGTTTCCGCGGCATACTTTGCTGTCAGTAAGACAGTACAGAACGCCTATCGGTTTATCTTCAAGGTAAGCCACCCACAAGACTGTATTTGGATCATCCAGGGATTTTCTCAACACTTCTGTTTCCCATGGTTCTTCAGCCTCAATAAAAACCTGTTCAAAAGATGGATCCCAGCTTTGGACATTCCGGACAACAAGGCCTTCATTCGGCGTTATGCGATTCTCCGCCATCAGAACCATAAACTTCTGTTCCTCAATCCAAGAATCGAACCCTTCCTTGGTCAGATCATCCTTTATTTCCGTAAAATATCCGTTATCGCGTGCTGACTGATAGATCATCGGAGTCAGTCCTTTTTCCTGATAGAAGGCAAGGATATCTTTTAAAGTGTCTGACAGATTCCTGATTTTATCCCGGAAGATAACCGCGTGATTCGAATCATAGGAATCTTTATTTTGTGTGTTGTAAAACAGGATTCCATACGGCCGTTCCTCGTAATTGGTAAAGCTCCTGGGGAAAAGGTCCTCCAGCATAAAGCAGTCCTGTAAATTCATCTTGCTTCTGGAAAACCTGATAAATTCATAGGGCAAACCCATATCTTCAGAATACTTGCGGATTTCAGCTTTTTCGGCGTCACTCATTTCATCGTAGAAAGGACGGTCCGATACTTTGCGGAAGATCTGAACGTCATCAATCCTGAGCACATCACCCCAGGGGGCCAGGTACGATTCTCCAACTTTATATTTTCCAACTTCTTTGAATACCCTTGTGGTATAGCAATATCCCTGTTTGTTCAGCCAGTTTTGAACTGACTCATATTCATGTTCCGGGAATGTTATTTTTTCCAACATACAGAAACTCCTATTATTCTAAACATTTCTGCATTACTACAGCATCTTTTCATATACTGTTCATGATTATCGGACATGGTTTTCCTCCGAAGATATTAATCTGTGCTTTTGTTCAATTTAGTCAATTCGATACCCACAACACCGTACTTTTCGATCTGCTCTTTTGTGTAATAGAGGAGCATATCGTCTGGATCCGCTTTTTCATTTTCCCTGTATCCAATGGATTGTTTGTCATGGTTCTCATATAGTTCGGAGAAATCTGAATACTTATAGATGTTTATCACTTTACAGGACAGCTTTTCCTGATTTGATGTATTTGTGAACTCAATGATATCATCCACCTTAATCATTGATCTTTTTTCGTCATTAAGGCGCATTTCAATTGTTTTCCAGCCCTCTTTGATGGAGTGAAAAGAATCGTCCCATAAGTTCATATAGTGTGTCATTTTATCTCTTCCCATTCTATCCACTTTGAAGTGATACTTGTCAACACAGACCTTTTTCAAACAACCTGATTTCCTTGTGTGTTCAGACGGTTTTAAATGATTCATATTCATGTTCCGGGAATGCTATTGTATCATACGAAAGCGCTTCTGCCTAAAACAGCCTTTACGAATGAGTTAATAATCCGGTAAGGTCCGTTTCCCCTGAAATCCAATTGGGGAATAAAAAGCGTTCCGACAAAAAACGGATGTTCTTTTAATTCGAATCCCCTGAGATATCCATTTTCAGTTTCAACTACAGACGAAATCATTTTGCTGCTTTGAAAGGCATTGCGATAGGCTTCATTAAACCCATAATTGCAGCGGTATTCACCGATGAATCTTTGTCCGTCTATTGTTCGAGCGAGGATTGAACTGGAATCAGGTATCTCAAGTTGTTCCTTTTTCCTCACTAAGGTGCATGACAGTTTTTCAATCACGGTGTCTGTACATTCCGGATCATTTTCTTCGCTGTCTGCATGATGCAAACCCAATACATTACGTGCGAACTCAATAACCATATGCTGAAAACCGGCACACGTACCCAATGCGGGCACCTTATTCTCCCTTGCATATTGAATTGCCGACAAAACATTGTTTACATCCTTATAAGGACTTCCCGGGGAAAACCAAAACCCGTCAAAGTGTTTTAAATAAGCAACAGACACATCCAAAGTATCGCTCATTATCCATTGAGCTTCAAGTTCGCCCTGGATTTCTGCCGCTGCATCCTTTATGGACTCTATGATAAGGCGATGGCTTTCCTCATTTAGATTATAGTCACCTATAACAGCTATTCTTTTCACTCCCTGCCTCCAAACAAAAGCTCATGGGGAACTTGAATCATGAAATTCACAACAGAAGCTGTTCCAGCCATTTGGCTCTTTCGCAGGCCAGTTGCAGGAAATCCCAAATCCCCAGATGCGTATAGTCCCAGTTCATCGGCTCCAGGGTTATCGCGCTGGCGTATCCTGTTTTCCTCAGCTTTTCCGTAACTGAAAGCCAGTCTATATTACCGTCAAAAGGCAGCCGATGCTGGTTACGGGGTCCTCCGTTATCCTGAAGATGCAGTGCCTTGAGCCGGTCTCCATATAACGCCAGCAAGTCTATACCGGCTGCATAGTTGATATGATGACAACTGTCATAGCAATAACCAATATGCGGAAACTTTACGCGGTTAAGCACGGCGACCAGGTTATGGACATTGCGAAGATTTTCAAACGCAATCTGAACATCCAGTTCTCCGGCATGGTCAATGATTCTGTCCAGCCTGTCGTTGCCGAGCCTGTCGATCGGGGATGTATCATCAGGCAGGTGGATCACAACTGTCGGAATATGATGCTTGTGGCAGTCATCGATACATTTCAGATAATCGCTGAACAGATGCTCTCCCTGCAGATTGTCTGATGACAGATCGTTCTGCTCATGAACGGGAGCGTGCATATTCTCAACAAGCAGGCCAGCATCCTGCGCCAGATCGGCGTCTTTCTCATAGCCTTCGCCGCGACCGAATTTGTCGCTCCACCACAGCATTACACAGTCGAACCCGGCAGCTTTGATCAGTTTGTATCTTTCACTAAAGGGTACATCATACCCGGCTCCATAACCGAAACAGTCATAAATTCCTGTCATTGAACTGTACCTTTCCCACAAACAGGCGAGCTGATATCAGCTGCTGTAATCGTGATTTCTTTTTTGATTACTTTGCCTTTAATCCGTTTACACGATCATAAGCTGCATCAATACATTGATTGATGATTTCACTCAGATTACTGTTGTGAAGCTTACTGATGCCCGCTTCTGTTGTTCCGCCTTTGGTGCTTATCTGTTCAATTAGGCTTTCGAACGTTTTGTCTTCGTTTCTGATAATCTCAATCACATTTTCAAAAATACGGGTCGTGATTTCTTCACTGACAGCAGCATCATTGATTAGTCTGTCACTGGAATTCTTATATTCTTTCATCAGATAAGCCGCAAAAGCCAGGCCGCTGGCCGCGCAAATTGTAATACTCTCCAGCTTTTCCTCCGGTAGATTGATCAGGTATCCCAATGGCCGGAAAAGATTCAATGCTTCTTCTGTTTCCTCTGAATCATTTTCACAACAAATTCCTATAACGCCTTTACAGAGTGATATTCCCAAGTTGGGCATTATTCTTATCAGACGATATTCCTTACTTGTATCCTGGAGCATTTCCCTCATGTCGTTTATGCTGACGCCAGCCATAAAGCTGACAATCGTTTTATCCGAGATGTTCATTTCCCTGATCTCGGCAAATACTTCCCGGGCGTTTTGCGATCTGACAACAATGACAATAACATCTGATTCAGTAACCAGATCCTGCTTACTCGAAGTCACATTGATACATGGATAAATGCGCTTGATCGCATCCATTGTTTCTGCGGTTCTGGCATTCAATATGATCCGGTTTTGTTCCATTCCGCTTTTTACCAGACCGGCAATGAGCGCTTTTCCCAAGTGCCCTGTTCCAATAATACCAATGTTCATTTTCGCATCTCCTTTAATTTCCTGGCTTGTAGTCGGAATAAATCACAGCGTTTTCCGCATGACAATCTGGCCGTTTTCTCTCGTGACTTCAACGAATCCTGCCTTCTGATATAGCCGGACGGGTCCCTGATAATCAAAGTCATTCCGTTCGTCAGAAAGCTTTGCGTAACCTTCAACAGCCGCGTATCCCTTTGTTTTTGCATCGCTGCAAACCCTGTCAATAAATGCTAACGCTATGCCCTTTCCCCGGTATTCGGGTGCGATTTCGAAACAGACAATGGAGATTGTTTTTCCGCAGGTGTTTTTTCTCGCAAAGTCTGGAACGAATCCGGCGTAACTTTCGATATCCGCCGCATTACACCAGCCGACAGACAGATCTCCGTCATAAGCCAGGTATCCCTGAATCTGATTCCGGTTCAGCATCTCCACGGCATATTTGCGCAGCGTTTCTTGACGCCGTTTGTTTTAAACTCACTGACCATCCGGCTGATGTTTTCCTCATCCTGATTGGGAGAGGTGCAATAGCACGGACCGTTTGGATTAGCATCTGTAAACGCACGATTGTCGAAAAAATCCAGATAATCAGCATTTAGTTCGGATGCCAGTGGTTTAATCACGATTGTTTTCATTCGGGTATCCTCTCTGAAACAGATTTTTGATTTGCCATTAAAATACGAGCGGCATGATCACAGCAGTTTATCCAATTCTTCAAGCAGTTGCTGTTTCATCTTTTCCAGTTCTTCTTCGCTGGGCCTTTCTTCATCTGCGTACATCTTTTCCCGCGGATACCACCAGGTCGGGCCTTTTCCTTTGTTGCCGTATTCGCCAAGGTCTCCGGCTTTCCGGGGGAACAGGTGCCAATGAATATGGGCGCCGCCTTTCCCATTACCAAGGCATTCATAATTCATTTTATCGGCGCCGAAGGCATTGCTGACCGCCTGAGCGACGAGGGTCATTTCCTCAAGATGCTTTGCCCTGACTGCCGGCTCCAGATCGAATAATTCAACAACATGTTCTTTATAGATAAATAACGTATATCCCTTAAAATGCTGAAAATCCCCGATGACCACATATCCGGTTTCCAGCTCTTTGACAAAATAAGGATTGGTACCATCTTTAGTCATCTGAATCCGTTCACATACACCGCACATTTTTATCTCCTTTTTATTTCTTTTTTTGACTAAGATTTGATTTCCACCAATGGTTATTGCATGACCAGTTCCGCCACCTGCTCAACAGACAGGTCACTTGTGTCAATGATATTCTCCATGGATGCAAAACCGGGCAGGGACTTCAGGCTTACATTCAGCCATTCATCGGTCCGCCATTCACAGTTATGATCGTCTTTCCATCGCCTGATCAGGTTTTCCCGGCTGCAGACCAGCGTCACGTTCTTCACTTCCGCCTGCATAGCAGAAAGACCTTGGGTGATTTTTTGAATCACCCAAGGTTCATCCATTAACCATACCAGCACAACCGTATTGCAAACAGAGCACTTCTGATAGTTGCCGATCATATGAAGTATATTATCGACAGCCATAGCCTTGGTTTCCTGATTGCCGACAAAAGGATGGATATCCAGGCACCAGTCTCCGTCAATAAAGGCGGTTCCCGGATGATGATCCGCGATATACTTGCCGACTGTGGTTTTTCCAACGCCCATGGGGCCGTTCAGAATAATGACTTTCATGATTCATGCTCCTGTTTGCCGCTTTGTACATTCAGTAATTGAAACGATCATACCAGAGCAAATGCTCCCGGTCAAACAAAGCAGGGAAGCGGACGTGCTGTCAGTTCAGATTTTGCGGCCCTGAATGATCATGGAAAGCGGGAATCCCTGATGGTCGAGCTCAACAAATCCGCCGCCGATATCATGATCGAACTCCTGCAGCCCGG is a window encoding:
- a CDS encoding phosphotransferase family protein, which encodes MKLIAKGNTAEIYEYGNNLVCKLFYSHYPAEYIEHEFRNTAMAWTLGIRTPRAHKLVMEGDRQGIVYDRISGEMLSQKMAGQSEPVCNMWMDRFVGFHKQLLQHRADEAISYKDFLKVFATDAETLAEINALDDGNAFIHGDYHLNNVMVDEHENVVLIDMMNVCRGPALYDVARTYFLLHDNSRIQSQYLAKLGYSIKDIRPYLDVIQIIRD
- a CDS encoding HIT family protein, translating into MTKDGTNPYFVKELETGYVVIGDFQHFKGYTLFIYKEHVVELFDLEPAVRAKHLEEMTLVAQAVSNAFGADKMNYECLGNGKGGAHIHWHLFPRKAGDLGEYGNKGKGPTWWYPREKMYADEERPSEEELEKMKQQLLEELDKLL
- a CDS encoding nucleoside deaminase — protein: MSDNHEQYMKRCYELAVSSGKKGHDTFGAVLVYDGKILEEAENTADFAKRIFGHAEFNLVHKCANKYSDDILEKSVLYTSCAPCERCLGAIASLGVHTVVCGVSYKEFCKLLPFDYQAVDREGLLKQLGIQMTLKESVLEDEGMHVFEWWGGEYRPLEELIAEMDEVKKNNR
- a CDS encoding GNAT family N-acetyltransferase — translated: MLEKITFPEHEYESVQNWLNKQGYCYTTRVFKEVGKYKVGESYLAPWGDVLRIDDVQIFRKVSDRPFYDEMSDAEKAEIRKYSEDMGLPYEFIRFSRSKMNLQDCFMLEDLFPRSFTNYEERPYGILFYNTQNKDSYDSNHAVIFRDKIRNLSDTLKDILAFYQEKGLTPMIYQSARDNGYFTEIKDDLTKEGFDSWIEEQKFMVLMAENRITPNEGLVVRNVQSWDPSFEQVFIEAEEPWETEVLRKSLDDPNTVLWVAYLEDKPIGVLYCLTDSKVCRGNYVLVSKQHRNVGAGKTLTYHYVEWCKVSGIRKAFHWPDGERPEKIYLEAGFRHVETVYAGRAVYNPQRMTHIQERIVIREEYHVR
- a CDS encoding pyrroline-5-carboxylate reductase family protein, whose protein sequence is MNIGIIGTGHLGKALIAGLVKSGMEQNRIILNARTAETMDAIKRIYPCINVTSSKQDLVTESDVIVIVVRSQNAREVFAEIREMNISDKTIVSFMAGVSINDMREMLQDTSKEYRLIRIMPNLGISLCKGVIGICCENDSEETEEALNLFRPLGYLINLPEEKLESITICAASGLAFAAYLMKEYKNSSDRLINDAAVSEEITTRIFENVIEIIRNEDKTFESLIEQISTKGGTTEAGISKLHNSNLSEIINQCIDAAYDRVNGLKAK
- a CDS encoding alpha/beta fold hydrolase; the protein is MPYAKLNDLNLYYEEFGRGETVLFLHSHFSRGLLAFSGQIIPFSGKYRCLFPDFRGHGRTLCDDLTWNSRMVADDMAMFLDKLGIDKAHIIGYSCGAYVGCHMAAKYPHKVKSLVTIGGAAHPRPEGANDFLPENLLKNGHTDFIEDMKVRHYEAHRGDWQTYLRNTVADWQQSPHLTDAEWRSITCPAFFINGENDPFGTCEELQEKVPSAKIYKVIGGGHRPHFVGEQIDDINGRILDFLSSVN
- a CDS encoding nuclear transport factor 2 family protein, translating into MKYISGGLFILFFVILLYLLIHIWLEGRRERTNPHEITGETLPEELREAALRPLKFLKAYYEKRDPEQADACMDETMLTDNMLILGTNPNEIFHGREEARHLLQGDWRYWGQLTLDTEQTALFRAGSALYFVLRGIIRLDRFIFRLPIRITGTLEEQAGMWYISKLQFINNVNSNYVVGCWIAVLVMIISLLLFGLSWLF
- a CDS encoding GNAT family N-acetyltransferase — its product is MDIKFRKAEVADAELLIEIYNAAFYSDYLKYGECPAYGRTREMMEQSIIDYPKHLIIFDGKPVGSVSCKKIDDGTYKVGCLCVIPEFQGKGIGTAAMEFAKAYYKDWKRFTLVTPVDKSENVRFYTEKCGFAIQSVEMDGNVKVYRFILER
- a CDS encoding AAC(3) family N-acetyltransferase: MDKTNSVSRQQLKDALINLGVNAGMVLEVHSSLSSFGHLEGGAMTLIDTLKEIVTPDGSIFMPALRLSPKYELTEEDRKMGMTVKIKLLDSDTPRTAMGIIADTFRQLPDTYAGRDTLSTAGWGKHGEEAARSGLSYPIHNGGKALLFGVDIYKLTAMHYMEDATPKEINDMFAPTEEILSVYPPDKWMTEAGHPPVKAWYTIQQMAYDRGLIQETHIGPCKVMFFDILDVVSIYRDELLRDPFGLWGLK
- a CDS encoding glutamine amidotransferase-related protein; translation: MKRIAVIGDYNLNEESHRLIIESIKDAAAEIQGELEAQWIMSDTLDVSVAYLKHFDGFWFSPGSPYKDVNNVLSAIQYARENKVPALGTCAGFQHMVIEFARNVLGLHHADSEENDPECTDTVIEKLSCTLVRKKEQLEIPDSSSILARTIDGQRFIGEYRCNYGFNEAYRNAFQSSKMISSVVETENGYLRGFELKEHPFFVGTLFIPQLDFRGNGPYRIINSFVKAVLGRSAFV
- a CDS encoding ASCH domain-containing protein is translated as MKKVCVDKYHFKVDRMGRDKMTHYMNLWDDSFHSIKEGWKTIEMRLNDEKRSMIKVDDIIEFTNTSNQEKLSCKVINIYKYSDFSELYENHDKQSIGYRENEKADPDDMLLYYTKEQIEKYGVVGIELTKLNKSTD
- a CDS encoding AAA family ATPase, giving the protein MKVIILNGPMGVGKTTVGKYIADHHPGTAFIDGDWCLDIHPFVGNQETKAMAVDNILHMIGNYQKCSVCNTVVLVWLMDEPWVIQKITQGLSAMQAEVKNVTLVCSRENLIRRWKDDHNCEWRTDEWLNVSLKSLPGFASMENIIDTSDLSVEQVAELVMQ
- a CDS encoding GNAT family N-acetyltransferase is translated as MLNRNQIQGYLAYDGDLSVGWCNAADIESYAGFVPDFARKNTCGKTISIVCFEIAPEYRGKGIALAFIDRVCSDAKTKGYAAVEGYAKLSDERNDFDYQGPVRLYQKAGFVEVTRENGQIVMRKTL
- a CDS encoding sugar phosphate isomerase/epimerase family protein, translating into MTGIYDCFGYGAGYDVPFSERYKLIKAAGFDCVMLWWSDKFGRGEGYEKDADLAQDAGLLVENMHAPVHEQNDLSSDNLQGEHLFSDYLKCIDDCHKHHIPTVVIHLPDDTSPIDRLGNDRLDRIIDHAGELDVQIAFENLRNVHNLVAVLNRVKFPHIGYCYDSCHHINYAAGIDLLALYGDRLKALHLQDNGGPRNQHRLPFDGNIDWLSVTEKLRKTGYASAITLEPMNWDYTHLGIWDFLQLACERAKWLEQLLL